Within the Gossypium raimondii isolate GPD5lz chromosome 12, ASM2569854v1, whole genome shotgun sequence genome, the region attttgcTTCTCCTCCAAAACGATGTTGTTTGGATAGGGACCCAATTGAAATCAGTAATAAAACAAAGGGCAAATTTAAGAATGTACAAAATCTgattgaaaacattaaaaacacgGAGGGGCTGAAAGCGCAATTAGCCCCTCCGCtaagaaaacacgcggatccttggCAGGCGGGTCAGGTGGATCGGGTCTAAAggctaaacgacgtcgttttagggCTATGGTGCCAAGCcgtaaacgacgccgtttaggaGGGGTATAAAACTCCAATTTTTTAGCAAAAATTCATTCTCTTCCACTCttcagaaaaaaaacaaaacattctCTCAACTCTCCCTCTTCTCGGTCCCTCCTCGGCCGGGGTTACAGCGAGCCACCACCAGTAAGCGCCATGCACTGCCACCCTACACTGGTAGAAAAAAGCGATaaaggtttttttctttctctttatattttttttctttttttgcaaaTGTAaactgtttttaaaaaaataaaaaataaaaaagaggtaaaaaagaaaagaaatgcaaaacgaaaatcacctttgatttttatatttcttgtttttgtgaaatgttacaaaagaaagaaaaaagagaatcCCCCTTTTACATTGTTTGGCTTTTGccgaaagagaagaaaaaaatcctAGCAAATCCCCCCCTTTGTTTTCGATTAGAATGGCTTTTTATATCAAgccattttacaattttttttatttttctttgcttgttgttgctgctttctttgtttgtttgcaGTGAGCAGCTTGGGCGGTGGCGAGAGCAGGTGGCCACTTGCTATGAAGCGCGGGCAATGGCGGTGCTAGGGCGAGCTAGGGACGTGCAAGCGCATTAGCTAGGCTAGGGTTTGAAAACCGAAACCCTAGGTTGACTATTGGAAATTTAGGTTGGTTGGGCTTTGGGTAGTTGGGCCGGTGCATTTGGGCTTCGGGTTTTGGGCCAGTGTTTAGGTGGGTTGAGTTTGGGTTATTTTGGGTTTGTTTAAGATGGGTTTGTAATGGGCCGGGCAAAATGGGCTTGTACACACCCCAAAAATCTCAATGTCACTAATAATAGTATTTCGAAAGATAAATAGCAAATTTTCCCAAAAGTTAAGAGTTACCCATTGAATAATGAGGTaaagtcaaaatttaacatTGAGAAAGTAAGTATGAATAGTGAAGGGTTAGTAAGGATTAAACTGCAAATTTATGAAAGATGGACTGATATTGCATTTTGTCATTTTAGAGAAATgggtaattttttcaaaaatatttttttatgaatgtgATATGGATATGAATTGATAGGTAGAGTTTGAAAATTTAGATATGGACTAGATTGAAAAGTGGTGACAGGTACAGGAATTAAAGTGTAATCTTTTCATTTGTGGAGGAAGGAtctaaatgtaatttttttttcaacttttagtAGATTTTTGGAGGCATAATCATAATATTGGAATATCCAAGTGTTGAggcaaaaagaaagagaaaatttgTGAAGATTGAAGAAGAAGTATGTTGAATTGGATTGGTTGgtaattaaagaattaaattgaaagtaAAATGGAAATATTTACATGCATACAAGTGGCAAATgacaaataataaaagaatgaaaaatatgggAAAAAAAAAGCAGACAATTCTCCATCATTGTAAATAGGTTCCTTGAATTTTGGGGAAGCTTTACTAtggttttcttcaaaattattttagaaaacaaaatacttttttctgttttattcaatttgttctctttctcattttcatgaaattaaagtGAGATTTCACCCCAAAGTATAATTTAAGAGTGTTTTGTAACCAACCATGGAGACTTGAAATAAAGATGGAAGTGAGAGAAAACATGggtaaattgtttaaattattatgctatatttatttaattgtataattttttgtgaaattgcaAGAATTAAGTGTACTAATTAATACTTGAACTCGACAACTAAGTTCATTTTAGTATTTGAACTTGAATTCCATCAATATTTGATTATGTGCTACATTctcacttgaaaattaaaaataaaataaaatttcttggTGATGGTGTAGCACAATTATAGAGTGTCACGTTATCAAACTTTTATATCATCCAagttaaataactaaaatggaCTTAGTTACCCAGTTCAGGTATGAAAGCAAAAAAAAGTATAGGTACCAAAACGGATCTAATTGTGAAcaactaaaaatttcattaaccctataaattattaaaaaagaattaagatgaggttttttttttaaaaaaattgatctgGGCTTTTTTATAATAAACCCAACAAGTTAACTCAGCCACTAAGAAAAGAAGCTTCTCTCTCCTTCGTTATAGGGTTTACGAATAACCTCGATTTAATTCTCTTCTTTTGATATATCTCCGGCAATAAACTTCACCGTTTCATTCCATCCTAGAGTGCGGAGCTCCCTTCATTTGTCGGGTTTTGGCTCAGATCGACTGCCGGGTAAGAATTCGTGCCGTTGTTTCACAGTTCGACTCCTTATTTCTCTTCTCCTGAAGATTTTTCACATTTGAATCTCTGCCATTATCGTTTTTACACAGCTTTTCGTTTGGAATTAGGGGCCGACCATAGGCTGGTTGACTGAATCGGTTTCCgtattgggttttttttttttttttgtattgtaagcaattgaaagaattggaatcataaatccataaatggattttggaTTTCTTTGTCTTTGTTGTTTCAGAAAGTGATCTGTTTGTAATTTATGCTTTTCGTTggtttaaaatagttaattattttgGAGTAGCATAGGGATACTGCATTGCCAGGTATCAAATTGTACAATGTGCTTGTCACAGGTTTCCAGTGAGAACTCTTCATTAGTATCTAAATTGTGACTTAAAATTTGTCATAATAACCCATGTTTTGTATCGGTATTATAGTGACTGAAGCgctcatatatttcatatactaattttaattttattataggatGGATGATCTATTTTCAGTCAATCATCCAGGACAGTTGTTTGAGTTTTCATGTTGCCCTTTGTAAATCCTCTGGTCTCTAGCTTGAGTTATACGTGTGTTTTTTGTGCTATGTTAGGCACTCATTAGTTATTTGTTTTGCCTAAGATCTTGAGCTAGATTCCTGGTGAAAGAGCTTGCTTAGTGAGAATAGGTGTGTTATGTTTTTAATCCATGGTATGTTTCTTTGTTGATGTTATTAGGTATTTCATCTTGGGTTGGTGGTGACATGGGTGATTTTCCAATCCAAATTAGCACCAGGCTTATCGACCGACTAACTGAAGATGATGAGAAGGTgaagaaaagaacaaagaaaactaAAACCAGGGTGCCACGAGAGCCTCGACTGCCAGAAACTAAGGTAGATCAGCCGCAAATATCTGATGGTTCTGAACAACAGAAAGGGACTAGTACAGGCACCGGATGGGCTGTTCCGCCTCCCTTGTTTATGCCTGTAAACCAACCTCCTTACTCTGTCAGTGCAGAATTGGATGCAATTCGATCTGTCGTTAAAGAGAGCGAGAACGTAGTAGAAAAGCTGCGGAAGCAGGAAAAGAACATGGTGCAGGAAGTAACACAAAAAGCCAAGGATCTTCATGATAAGGAGTTCAAGATACCAGAACCAAAGCCTATGCCTTGTTCGGTTGAGAGTAATGCTTGGATGACATGCTACAAGGAGAATACTAATGACCTTACTAAATGCGCTCCTCTGGCGCAAAATTTTGCAGAATGTGCTCGCAGAGTCAGGCAGCTTGCAAAACCAGCTGATAAGTAGTCTTTGATAGGGGCAAATTTTGAAGTCATAGAAGGAGTGCAAGCCACTTGCCATTGCAAATAAACCAGCAGACGAGAAAATCTACCAATTTGTTTTAACACCCTTGTAGGGTTACAGTTTGTGCCATTTTGGCATCTATCGTCTCATACTTTTTGTTAACATCTTCTACTTCTCCCTAAAGGCTTTGTTTTGTTACTTAATATGTTCAAAGCGACTTGAAATGATTGACATgattttcaccattttaattttGGTGCTTTAACACCAaatattgttttcattaatGTCACTATTTATTGAGATAAAGCAAGACtctaaatttggtaatttttattttgtataattaaagtatcttttgtttttgtgttaTAATTTCTAAAGATTAATCCTTTTGAGATTTCCTCAATAATGTTGTTGAAGTTGACATCTCTTCTTGGAATTTTGAGTGTGCAATGTCTTTTACCACTACATTTAATACTTATTGattcaaaattcttaaattttaaacatatataaataactcaaaaaatattaactttatattgttaaaaaattttaaataaaaaaatttatggcaTGGTTTAAAGGTTACAACGGATGttaaaaaatgcataatttcaacagtcatttttccttttcccttcAAATACTCTCCATCGGATTATAAGTGCTGTTAAGAGGTTTGCTCACTTGGGGCTGCCCTTGGTTTTGTGTGTGACAAGGATTAACAGAACCCAAGGCTTGAAAAGGTAAATTGCTCTGACAAGCCAGAAGAGAAATGGTTCTTAAAGTAGTTGCTGTAGCAATTTTCGTGTTTCTTATGTTGACGTGGAACATGTTTTGGTGGAGGACAACCCGCTAAATCAAAAGATAATGGCATCCATTTGATGAATTGCCTTCCAACTTACTCGCCCAAAGAATGTAGATGCCTTGAGGGGATGGGGTTTCGGGATTTTGACCATTTTAATATGGATAATGATTTAGCCTatcattaatgttttaattatattattattttattacattttaaatatatatgatattatctTAGATTTATTTGTCGTTTTTTTCAATCTATTCATGGTGTACAGAATAATAATCCTTTTAATATTGTCTTCCCCGCTAGATGCTAGACAGGCATGGacaatgataaaaatttgaatgcTTTATGGGCTAGCCTTCCAAAGCACATCTATATTTTAACCTTCCTTGATTAGATACCCAATCGGAGCAATTCTCTTCCTAGACTTGGAGAATTATCCATGAAAGTATTGATTTGCTTAAATAGGGTCTTCATTGGAGCGTGGgaacatgcatgatattatgatTTTGCATGACCAATGGATTCCTAGttgtttgcttttgttttgcgCCTCCTCCCTTCTATCAAGATCTTGGAATGATGCATCTTTATGTTCGTATTTTAACCATGAAAAGCATaaaattattgtgaaaatattgattaaacACCTACTTCATGGTCAACTTGGATGGAATTTCCCAAAGAATGATGGTTCCTTTAATAATTTCTCTAGGTGTAGATCACTCTCGTCTCACTCCCTTCGTGCTACGACCTCAGGTTGTTCTAGTTGCTGCCATGGGCTACCTAGTGCAGGCTGAAAACATTTATGGGGTCCCATTGTGGTCCCAAAGATTTAAGAACCTGCTATAGAGGGCATGACACGATGCAATGGCAACAAACTAAAATATTGCTAAATGGATCAGTGGAGTAGATCCCTGCAGCCTGAGATTATGGAGTGGAAGTGAATTTGATTAAGCACATCCTCTTTTCTGTCTGTCTTCAAGGGTCGTATGGGATGCTTCGAGGTTTAGCTACAAACCTCTACAAGAGGAGTTCTCGAGTGTTAAATCTTGGTGGGATAATATTAGTGGCTATTTTGAGTCTTTCATACTATTGGGTTTTTTCCCAACCAGTtcaatcataattaaataaaaataaaaaatgataaattacaACAATAGTTACTCGCTTATTCAATTCGTTCTATTTTCATcacctaattattatttttttcattttatttatttaacttttgaaattaaatattttagtcattcattAGTTAGTTGACTAACGGTAAGTCTAATGTGGGCTTTATTTTATTagcttaataataaatttaatcttccaatgttttcatattttatcaatttgataccaaatttaaaaaatttaacaaatttagcttgcAATGTTCAcaagatttatcattttaatcttaattatcaatattttaaaaatatttaaaaatctcaaaattaaaaaatatatgaaatataaaattatttaatattttcacccCAATCTTTTCATATAGCTGAATGCAGAATGCAAAGAAAGTCGTTGAATGGATTTCTTGGAATCGAAGGTTGGGATGTTTATGTGAGACCTAATTTTTGCCCGGCCCATTAACAAATAAcccaattacaaataaaataaaataccccTGCCCAATTACTAAATCAACCCAAACCTAGACCCAAAATCTAAACCCactaaaactaaaccctaatggcccaaatggcccaaagtACAAATCAAAAAACAGAACCCTAGCCATCGCCTTGGTAGCACCACCGCCTTTTGACTTCCACGCCGCCGCCATCATTTCCTCTCTGTTGCCGTCGCCTCTAGCAACCACCAACTCTGCCACCTAATCCATCAGCATCAAATCACTCTGCAAACAAGGGGAAAACACGCAAAGTAGCaaaataatagagaaaatagaaatggatcggctataaaagccaaacacCATGtctgtattttttttacaaggGATTAACAACACCAGTGAATAATAAGgagataaaaacaaaagaaaaatgttgatttcaatttattttcttctctgtTCTTGcgtttttatttactttcttctattttattttttttatttttatttttttgtttattttctacaACTCTTTTAAcgaaacaaaaataagaaaaaggagTTACCTGTGCCACGCCGGAAAGGAGAAGACGAGCAGTTTCCCCTCGTTCTTCAGGCTTCGGacctttttttttaggtttggCCCTAGATTTGTGCCTAAGACGCTCTTGGCTTCGAAAAGAGGATCAAAAGATCCGACTTTGGAGTCGCCGGCCACCGCATGCGGCGGTGCTAGGGCGGAGGCGAGCCGGAGGCCTAGATCGGCCGATGATCGGCGCCAGGGCCTGAGAGAATACAAGAGAGAGAGTTCTctctcagttttttttttaaatgatgaatctgattttttttcttttttttgagtttttttataatatttatactaaaagtgaaacggcgccgttttgagaTCCCTTGACCTGCGCAGTGACCCGGCCCAaggggaaggatccgcgtgttctGCCTTAGGGGGATATTTGTGCTATAGGCCCTCCCTCCTTTGTGGCGTATTCAAtacagtttttttattttttgcaatttCGGCATCAAATTTTGTTTCTGTTTCAGTTTGATCCCTAGACCATGCGCTTTGATTTCGTTGGAACGGCGTCGTTTAATCGACAGGGGTTATTTCCCTATTCGGTCCTCCCTCTTGCGGCGCGcgtcacaatttaatccttttttcatttttttatttcgatttcacCCAATActttcgtttttattttgatttagtccatattttagcaactttattattattattattattattattattattattattattattattattattattattattattattatatattgctttattatatatacccttatgtatatatttaatatttacgtgCACATAtagtttttttcatatattttataaaagatatacatgtatgtatttacatttgcattttaaacttttatacaTACGTACTTACATATATCCTCATTTATTTgcgtaaatatatttatatatcctTTATactactaaaatatatattttgtatatatattctttatattttatgattactATATATGTacctatacttttatattttatgatagttatatacgtatatatgtatatgcttacttatatatatatatatatattatatgacaattttaaaatacgtacatgcatacattttcatattttcataattttatatatatacactcatgtatatcttttatattttatagttttatatattttctttgtttgtttttattatttatttatttatttcatttccattattattttgaatgaatgtttaACTTTATTCGTTTATATACTTGGTTATTTTAGTATGTTATAGATTTGACTTTTATATTGTTGCTATTACTCGTAtcatttttggtatttattgtAGTTTTGCCATGCATAACAACGTAATTTGCTTTCACATTTTACTACGACTTCGTGTTTTTATTTCACTCGATATaactaaatttgttttaaa harbors:
- the LOC105765143 gene encoding uncharacterized protein LOC105765143 gives rise to the protein MGDFPIQISTRLIDRLTEDDEKVKKRTKKTKTRVPREPRLPETKVDQPQISDGSEQQKGTSTGTGWAVPPPLFMPVNQPPYSVSAELDAIRSVVKESENVVEKLRKQEKNMVQEVTQKAKDLHDKEFKIPEPKPMPCSVESNAWMTCYKENTNDLTKCAPLAQNFAECARRVRQLAKPADK